CAGAGGTCCACGCCGTGTTCGCGGTGGAACGTCACCACGTCCGACTGGTCGAGGAGGGAGAGTCCCACCGCCGAGTAGAGCTGGTGGCGACACTGCTCGCACTCGTGGTCCACGCGGACCGCCAGTCCGAGGTAGTCCTCCGCGTCGCGCGTGACGGTGGTTGTCATCCGGCCGTTGCACTCCGGGCAGACGCCGTCGGCGGCGAGGCAGTGGAGATGGCGCACGCGCTGGTTGAACGCGTCCATAATCTCTTCGCGGGTGCGGTCGTTCAGCCCGCCCGGCGGGAAGGGGTACTGGCCGTGGTTCTTCCCGCAGTCGGCGCACTCGATGGCCAACATCTCGTCGCGGTAGTGCGCCCGCAAGCCCTCGCCGCACTTCGCGCAGGTGCTGTCGATTTCGAACGGTCCCATCTCGGGATGTTCGTTGAACGACCCGGCCAGAATCGCGCGGACGACTTTCTTTCCGGCCTGCCGGAAGTCGTAGCCGTCGTCGGTCTGGACCACGAAGTGGTCGGTGAGTTGCTTGAGGTGGTAGTTGAACTGCGCGCTGTCGGACATTCCAACGTCGCGTCGGAGTTCGGTGAAGCTTACCGGTCGGTCGGATGCCTGCCAGAGCGCCTCCAGAATCGACAGTCGCGTCTCGTTGGCGATGACCGAGAACGCCTCGGCCGGGGCCACGCAGTCCTCGCAGTCTCCCAGCGTCGCGTTCGGCCCGCTCGTCTCGCTCATGGGAACACGTTGGGGCGGCATCCGGCTAAAGTGTTGCCGTGACCGTATTTTTGTTCCGCCTCTATTCGCACCTCGCGGCCGAAATCCGTATGCTGGCGCGCGTCGTCGTCGTCTCTCGGAGTACAACATGGCCCTCAACGACCGAATGCGTCGGCCAGCGGAGACCGCCATATCGGAGCCGACCGGCCCGTTCGACAGCCGGGAGGACATACTCATCGTGGCCGCCGGGAGCGTCATCACGGTGGGCGTCCTTTACGACGTGTACCGCCGACAGACGCGGAGTACGACTCCGTGAGACACGCACTCCGAGGTAGCGCCGAGGAGAGCGCATGTG
This genomic stretch from Halorussus pelagicus harbors:
- a CDS encoding winged helix-turn-helix domain-containing protein, whose amino-acid sequence is MSETSGPNATLGDCEDCVAPAEAFSVIANETRLSILEALWQASDRPVSFTELRRDVGMSDSAQFNYHLKQLTDHFVVQTDDGYDFRQAGKKVVRAILAGSFNEHPEMGPFEIDSTCAKCGEGLRAHYRDEMLAIECADCGKNHGQYPFPPGGLNDRTREEIMDAFNQRVRHLHCLAADGVCPECNGRMTTTVTRDAEDYLGLAVRVDHECEQCRHQLYSAVGLSLLDQSDVVTFHREHGVDLCTTPYWDLAWCVTDEQTTILSEEPWEILVEIPLDEEVLSVTLDGELNVIGLNRSCRASADGPQAISD